Proteins found in one Ctenopharyngodon idella isolate HZGC_01 chromosome 16, HZGC01, whole genome shotgun sequence genomic segment:
- the ica1 gene encoding islet cell autoantigen 1, with product MEKGNQGYSHFDQFLQSQESSVVNKFQQKYWKTKQTLIKVTGKKEDEHVVASDADLDAKLEVFHSVQRTCMELLKMIEQYQRRISFLSEEENELGRFLRSQGSQDKSRAGKIMQATGKALCFSSQQRLALRGPLGRLYQEVETFRYRAISDTWLTVNRMEQSRTEYRGALLWMKDVSQELDPDTHKQMEKFRKVQTQVRHTKTSFDKLKNDVCQKVDLLGASRCNLLSHVLTTYQTTLLHFWEKTSHTMAAIHESFKGCQTHEASALGGSDQASKKKVKKKTKAKAEDEETSQNTDEMLISIEEETLSSNSIQTGNECFSGGQEKDGLSLLDEILGSSSLEDRGFSQEWREVFGEDEIAGSSRTETQLPEEEPAFFLPSKLLDQNMNDLQSTVSGWATAIPQNIPERSSVASQISSKSAVKDTSKDLSAWFNLFADLDPLSNPDAIGRTSEEHELMNA from the exons ATGGAGAAAGGGAACCA AGGTTATTctcattttgatcaatttctcCAAAGTCAAGAATCATCTGTGGTGAACAAGTTCCAGCAGAAATACTggaaaaccaaacaaacactgATCAAAGTCACAGGAAAGAAGGAGGATGAACATGTTGTTGCTTCCGATGCCGACCTGGATGCTAAACTGGAG GTGTTTCATTCAGTACAGAGAACATGCATGGAGCTCCTTAAGATGATTGAACAGTATCAAAGGAGGATCAGCT TTTTGTCTGAGGAGGAGAATGAATTGGGTCGGTTCCTGCGTTCGCAGGGCTCACAAGACAAGAGTCGTGCTGGAAAAATCATGCAAGCTACTGGGAAAGCACTCTGCTTCTCTTCACAGCAAAG ATTGGCGCTGCGAGGTCCACTGGGTCGCCTGTACCAGGAGGTGGAGACCTTCCGTTACCGAGCAATCTCCGACACGTGGCTGACGGTGAACAGGATGGAACAGTCACGGACAGAGTACAGAGGAGCTCTGCTCTGGATGAAGGACGTTTCTCAGGAGCTTGACCCGGACACACACAAGCAGATGGAGAAGTTCCGTAAG GTTCAAACTCAGGTGCGTCATACCAAGACAAGTTTTGACAAACTGAAGAATGATGTGTGTCAGAAGGTTGATCTGCTCGGAGCCAGTCGCTGTAATCTGCTCTCACACGTCCTGACAACCTATCAG ACCACACTGCTACATTTCTGGGAGAAAACCTCTCACACTATGGCTGCTATTCATGAGAGCTTCAAAGGCTGCCAGACACACGAGGCTTCAGCACTGGGG GGTTCAGATCAAGCTTCAAAGAAAAAGGTGAAGAAGAAAACGAAGGCAAAAGCAGAAGACGAGGAGACGAGTCAGAATACAGATGAAAT GCTTATTTCAATTGAAGAAGAAACTCTGAGCAGTAACTCCATACAAACAG GAAATGAGTGTTTCTCTGGCGGTCAGGAGAAGGATGGCTTGAGTTTGTTGGATGAGATTCTGGGCAGCAGTTCTCTGGAGGACAGGGGTTTCTCGCAGGAGTGGCGTGAGGTGTTTGGGGAGGATGAAATAGCCGGCAGTAGCAGAACAGAGACCCAGCTGCCTGAGGAGGAGCCCGCCTTCTTTCTGCCTTCCAAACTGCTCGACCAGAACATGAATGACCTACAGTCCACAGTCTCAG GTTGGGCAACAGCCATTCCACAGAATATCCCTGAACGCTCATCTGTAGCGAGTCAAATCTCTTCCAAATCTGCAGTGAAAG ATACCTCAAAAGATCTCTCTGCTTGGTTCAATCTGTTTGCCGATCTTGATCCGCTGTCAAACCCGGATGCAATCGGCCGAACCAGTGAGGAGCATGAGCTAATGAACGCTTGA